One Defluviitoga tunisiensis genomic window carries:
- a CDS encoding sensor histidine kinase, with product MNNDSVIFNIFDTLDDGIVLLSNKTSISKANLKAKDWGITENKDLLSCISFNKIDQLTECILSEKDYDTEDIIYFIKGFSKFCKIIYKNEYKLLLFRDKTQFELLKKVKEDFVSSVSHELRTPLTVAKGNVQLLHDFMKNEEFIPQINKIQESLDKIEDIISKLTLLSIAEFGDYVLKKEIIYINNLYKEVLKDLEDKIKEKEIELDFRSCLEIKEGDKFVLYTILKNLISNAIKYSFNNSKIYIQFDEQMIEVKDEGIGIRQEEIPRIFERFYRSPEAIKYAKGSGLGLAVVKYLCNLSNYRIECESKWMVGTTFRIMFKDE from the coding sequence ATGAATAATGACAGTGTAATATTCAATATTTTTGATACTTTAGATGATGGAATAGTACTACTTTCAAACAAAACCTCCATATCAAAAGCTAATTTAAAAGCAAAAGATTGGGGCATTACTGAGAATAAGGACTTGCTAAGTTGTATTAGTTTCAATAAAATAGACCAATTAACAGAATGTATCTTATCTGAAAAAGATTATGATACAGAAGATATAATCTATTTTATTAAGGGGTTTAGCAAATTTTGTAAAATAATATATAAAAATGAATATAAACTTTTATTATTTCGGGATAAAACACAATTTGAATTACTAAAAAAAGTTAAGGAAGATTTTGTTTCTTCTGTATCTCATGAATTAAGGACACCTTTAACAGTAGCTAAGGGAAATGTACAACTATTACATGATTTCATGAAAAATGAGGAATTCATCCCGCAGATAAATAAAATACAAGAATCTTTGGACAAAATTGAAGACATTATTTCTAAATTAACTCTATTATCAATAGCTGAGTTTGGTGATTATGTGTTGAAAAAAGAAATAATCTATATAAATAATTTATACAAAGAAGTTTTAAAAGATTTGGAGGATAAAATAAAAGAAAAGGAAATTGAACTGGACTTTAGAAGCTGTTTAGAAATAAAAGAAGGAGATAAGTTTGTTCTGTATACTATATTAAAAAATTTGATATCAAATGCTATAAAATATTCATTCAATAACTCAAAAATATATATACAATTTGACGAACAGATGATAGAAGTTAAAGATGAAGGGATTGGGATAAGACAAGAAGAAATTCCACGCATTTTTGAAAGGTTTTATAGAAGCCCAGAAGCAATTAAATATGCAAAAGGCTCCGGTTTAGGATTAGCCGTTGTTAAGTATCTTTGTAACTTATCAAATTATAGAATCGAATGTGAATCAAAATGGATGGTAGGAACAACGTTTAGAATAATGTTTAAGGATGAATAG
- a CDS encoding response regulator transcription factor: MYTILIVEDDKDIREILKTYLKIENFEIVEAESLTSLRNILHQEKNIDILLLDLMLPDGNAVDEIPKIRSSNKDLGIIIISALNADREIILGIESGADDYITKPFNPREVTARVRALLKRIKKEENDKLVFGSLEIYHDSYTVIYKNEPIELTAKEFEILSLLSRNPDKIFSRDQIIDEIWFGDEYITDRVIDVHISMLRSKIGKEWIKTIRNIGYKFNKNAEAMFVPNKEEDNNE; the protein is encoded by the coding sequence TTGTACACTATTTTGATAGTCGAAGATGATAAAGATATACGTGAAATATTAAAAACATATCTTAAAATCGAAAATTTTGAAATAGTTGAGGCGGAATCCTTAACAAGTTTGAGAAATATCCTACATCAAGAAAAAAATATAGATATTTTGTTATTAGATCTTATGCTTCCGGATGGAAATGCTGTAGACGAAATTCCAAAGATACGCTCCTCAAATAAAGACTTAGGAATTATAATAATATCAGCATTAAATGCAGATAGAGAAATAATTTTAGGAATAGAATCTGGGGCAGACGACTATATAACAAAGCCCTTTAATCCTCGCGAAGTAACTGCAAGGGTTCGAGCCCTATTAAAACGAATTAAAAAGGAAGAAAATGACAAATTGGTATTTGGATCTTTGGAAATATATCATGACAGTTATACTGTAATCTATAAAAATGAACCTATAGAATTAACAGCTAAAGAATTTGAGATATTGAGTTTATTATCTAGAAATCCTGATAAAATATTTTCTAGAGATCAAATAATTGATGAAATATGGTTTGGTGATGAATATATTACTGATAGAGTTATTGATGTACATATAAGTATGTTAAGATCAAAAATCGGGAAAGAGTGGATTAAAACAATAAGAAATATTGGTTACAAATTTAATAAAAATGCAGAGGCTATGTTTGTGCCAAATAAAGAAGAAGATAATAATGAATAA
- the phoU gene encoding phosphate signaling complex protein PhoU: MSYTHFEYEITLLNSQISKLLTIVLRSFEDSLKSLEDKNINLAQQVLESDYNIDELNHIIEESVYQIVSKFRPTGKDLRYMVSIIKFANNLERIGDLSCNIAEKTKTCESIEIKEILTNKELKKMFGISLDMIKGAYKAFAEKNVEEAIKIWKKDDEVDFLEQQVRKNVTNKIKDPNFNRDLIIPYILLARDIERIADHATNLCEEIVYIEKGKTIKYFL, from the coding sequence ATGAGCTATACACATTTTGAATATGAAATTACCTTGCTCAATAGTCAAATATCTAAGCTTCTTACAATTGTTTTAAGATCCTTTGAAGATTCATTAAAATCATTAGAAGACAAAAACATCAATTTAGCTCAACAGGTCCTGGAAAGCGACTATAATATTGATGAACTTAATCATATTATTGAAGAAAGCGTATATCAGATAGTGTCAAAATTTAGGCCTACAGGTAAAGATTTAAGATATATGGTTTCTATAATTAAGTTTGCAAATAATCTTGAAAGAATCGGAGATTTATCTTGTAATATTGCAGAAAAAACTAAAACATGTGAAAGCATTGAAATTAAGGAGATTTTAACAAATAAAGAATTAAAAAAAATGTTTGGGATTTCTTTAGATATGATTAAAGGAGCATATAAAGCTTTTGCAGAAAAAAATGTTGAAGAAGCAATAAAAATATGGAAAAAAGACGATGAGGTAGATTTTTTAGAACAACAGGTTAGAAAAAATGTAACAAACAAAATTAAAGACCCAAATTTTAATCGAGATTTAATAATACCCTATATATTACTTGCTCGTGATATAGAAAGAATTGCAGATCATGCTACAAATCTATGTGAAGAAATAGTATATATAGAAAAAGGAAAAACAATTAAATATTTTCTCTAA
- a CDS encoding phosphate ABC transporter substrate-binding protein PstS family protein, whose product MKKLLIVGFILSIIALAFSDTLVIKGSNTIFPVSQLWIEEIKTLYPDLIITLEGAGSSTGIASLFNGTADIANSSRWLKKEEITQMAKEEKYFIPIVLAYDGIAIIVNKELPLDSITIQELADIYTGKISQWNQLNPNLPNQRIVAYSRNTASGTFETFSENVLKGEKMSPNIQMLESSQAEINAVSRNKYAIAYTGIGYVTNDVKVLSVEGIMPTKLNILNSIYPISRPLYMFIDATNGYPQKGPVKQYISFGLSKRGQELVEEAGYVAAYGF is encoded by the coding sequence ATGAAAAAATTGCTTATTGTAGGATTTATATTGAGTATTATCGCATTGGCTTTTTCTGATACTTTGGTCATAAAAGGATCAAACACTATTTTCCCAGTTTCCCAGTTGTGGATTGAAGAAATTAAAACGTTATATCCTGATTTAATAATTACTTTAGAAGGAGCAGGCTCTTCAACAGGAATTGCATCTTTGTTTAATGGGACTGCAGACATAGCTAATTCTAGTAGATGGTTAAAAAAAGAGGAAATAACTCAAATGGCTAAAGAAGAAAAATATTTCATTCCAATTGTTTTAGCATACGATGGAATAGCAATTATTGTAAATAAAGAACTACCGTTAGATAGTATAACCATACAAGAACTAGCAGATATATATACTGGAAAAATATCACAATGGAACCAGCTCAATCCAAACTTACCAAACCAAAGAATTGTAGCTTATTCACGAAATACAGCATCTGGAACTTTTGAAACCTTTTCTGAAAATGTCCTCAAAGGAGAAAAAATGTCGCCAAATATTCAAATGCTTGAATCCTCACAGGCAGAAATAAATGCGGTCTCAAGAAATAAATATGCGATCGCATACACAGGTATTGGATATGTTACAAATGATGTAAAAGTGCTTAGTGTCGAAGGAATAATGCCAACTAAACTTAACATTTTAAACTCCATTTATCCAATTTCAAGACCACTTTATATGTTCATAGATGCTACAAATGGTTATCCCCAAAAAGGTCCTGTAAAACAATATATATCTTTTGGACTTTCAAAGAGAGGGCAAGAACTTGTAGAAGAAGCAGGTTATGTTGCTGCTTATGGTTTTTAA
- a CDS encoding M50 family metallopeptidase yields MTVFLSIIWFLIVISVIVIVHEFGHFLFAKLFKTKVEEFAIGFGPAIFKIAGKETLFRFNCIPLGGYVRLGGEEIFDEEDKKDDPSLFYNKKPWQKLLITAAGPIFSFLLGYFIFIGIAGLYGFPQVVIGDVNPGSPAEIAGLMPGDIIRKVNGKYVFNQGILSMEITSGDPLELTVIRNNEKIVTNVVPVLVGERAVFMLNNVANLEQLHIQEEEILSINGERDIFSVMKLMEVGDPIEIELKGGQILKGNLTYFSYTPPTYIIGITYTYFSNEIKQDLEYFKKGDKIVSINGVLIEKPVDLEKFITSIQLNSDELIFSVTENFIDNAYRPIFNDILHVEIERNNELIEIQISKADFLNDISKPGALVSAYPNWKPKGVDFLSVPIHWANYLIKLTFQSLGQLFTGQLSSDDVMGVVGLTVVIGEAAKFGLEAILELMALITISLGAFNLIPIPGLDGGRIIFSIYEMIARKPVSPKVEAIINTIGFLFLILLIVFVTYNDIVRFF; encoded by the coding sequence ATGACAGTATTCTTGTCGATAATATGGTTTTTAATTGTTATTTCAGTTATAGTTATTGTTCATGAGTTTGGTCATTTTCTATTTGCAAAATTGTTCAAAACAAAAGTTGAAGAGTTTGCTATAGGATTTGGTCCAGCTATCTTCAAAATCGCTGGTAAAGAGACTTTATTTCGCTTCAATTGTATCCCTTTGGGAGGATATGTTAGATTAGGTGGAGAAGAAATTTTTGATGAAGAAGATAAAAAAGACGATCCTTCATTGTTTTACAATAAAAAACCGTGGCAAAAACTACTTATAACTGCAGCAGGTCCAATTTTTTCTTTCTTACTTGGATATTTTATTTTTATAGGAATTGCTGGATTGTATGGTTTTCCTCAAGTTGTTATTGGAGACGTAAATCCAGGAAGTCCCGCAGAAATTGCAGGATTAATGCCAGGGGATATTATTAGAAAAGTTAATGGTAAATATGTTTTTAATCAAGGAATTTTGAGTATGGAAATAACTTCAGGTGATCCATTAGAATTAACTGTTATCAGAAACAACGAAAAAATAGTCACTAATGTGGTTCCTGTTCTTGTAGGAGAAAGGGCAGTTTTTATGTTGAACAATGTTGCCAATTTGGAACAACTCCATATACAAGAAGAAGAAATTCTATCTATCAATGGAGAGAGAGATATTTTTTCTGTAATGAAGCTTATGGAAGTTGGTGATCCCATTGAAATAGAATTAAAAGGCGGACAGATTTTAAAAGGTAATTTGACCTATTTTTCATATACCCCACCTACCTATATAATTGGTATAACCTATACTTATTTTTCTAATGAAATCAAACAAGATTTAGAGTACTTTAAAAAAGGAGATAAAATAGTAAGCATAAATGGTGTATTGATTGAAAAACCAGTAGATTTGGAAAAATTTATAACTAGTATTCAATTGAATTCAGACGAACTTATTTTTAGTGTAACAGAAAATTTTATTGATAATGCTTATAGACCCATCTTTAATGATATTTTACACGTTGAAATTGAAAGAAACAACGAACTTATAGAAATTCAAATTTCTAAAGCTGATTTCTTAAATGATATATCTAAACCTGGTGCTTTAGTTTCAGCATATCCTAATTGGAAACCAAAAGGCGTTGACTTTTTATCTGTTCCAATTCATTGGGCTAATTATTTAATTAAGCTTACATTCCAATCTTTAGGTCAATTATTTACGGGACAACTTAGCAGCGATGACGTTATGGGTGTTGTTGGATTAACAGTAGTAATAGGCGAAGCCGCTAAATTTGGTCTAGAAGCTATTTTGGAATTAATGGCATTAATAACGATAAGCTTAGGCGCGTTTAATCTTATTCCTATCCCAGGGTTAGATGGAGGAAGAATTATATTTTCAATTTATGAAATGATTGCTAGAAAGCCGGTTAGTCCAAAGGTTGAAGCAATTATAAATACAATAGGATTTTTGTTTTTAATTCTCTTAATTGTTTTTGTAACTTATAATGACATAGTAAGATTTTTTTAA
- the ispG gene encoding flavodoxin-dependent (E)-4-hydroxy-3-methylbut-2-enyl-diphosphate synthase, whose product MFSERVVNVGNVIIGGNHPIVIQSMTNTDTKNFEGTLRQINDLADAGAKIVRVSVRDMEDISSFSKIVTYSKVPVVADIHFDYRLAIEAIKAGAAKIRINPGNIGSEEKIKKIVEVAKEYKVPIRIGSNSGSIGKEFRNLPRYQALAESVLKDVRLLEKEGFYDIVISMKSVEVKENFLANKYLSEMVPYPFHIGITEAGVFEDAAILSSVGIGSLLINGIGDTIRVSISGNPLKEIEIAKSLLVLLGFENGIRVVACPTCARTEINVERLAYDVKSWIEGKTVNRSITISVMGCIVNGPGEAKHSDLAIVGTKNSSAAVFLKGKLYGTFKNCELKDVLLKLIDTI is encoded by the coding sequence ATGTTTTCAGAAAGAGTAGTGAATGTAGGGAATGTGATTATAGGTGGGAATCATCCTATAGTTATTCAAAGTATGACTAATACTGATACTAAAAATTTTGAAGGAACTTTGCGTCAAATAAATGATTTGGCAGATGCTGGAGCTAAAATTGTTAGAGTATCAGTAAGAGATATGGAAGATATTTCATCATTTTCCAAGATAGTGACCTATTCAAAAGTTCCTGTAGTTGCAGATATTCATTTCGATTATAGACTTGCTATAGAAGCAATAAAAGCTGGGGCTGCTAAGATCAGAATTAATCCTGGAAATATAGGTTCTGAAGAGAAAATAAAAAAAATAGTGGAAGTTGCAAAGGAATACAAAGTTCCTATTAGAATTGGATCAAATTCTGGATCCATAGGTAAAGAATTTAGAAATCTACCTAGATATCAGGCCTTAGCCGAAAGTGTATTAAAAGATGTTAGATTATTGGAAAAAGAGGGTTTCTATGATATAGTGATATCTATGAAGTCTGTAGAAGTTAAAGAAAATTTTCTAGCTAATAAATATCTTTCTGAAATGGTTCCGTATCCTTTTCATATTGGTATTACTGAGGCTGGAGTTTTTGAGGATGCTGCAATATTATCTTCTGTTGGTATAGGTTCTTTACTTATCAATGGAATAGGTGATACTATTAGAGTTTCTATAAGTGGGAACCCACTAAAAGAAATTGAGATTGCAAAAAGTCTTTTGGTATTGTTAGGATTTGAAAATGGTATTAGAGTTGTTGCATGTCCTACATGTGCTAGAACTGAAATAAATGTTGAACGTCTGGCTTATGATGTAAAATCTTGGATAGAAGGAAAAACTGTAAACAGATCTATTACTATTTCAGTGATGGGGTGTATTGTAAATGGACCTGGTGAAGCTAAACATTCTGATCTAGCTATTGTTGGAACAAAGAATTCTTCTGCAGCAGTTTTTTTGAAGGGGAAATTATACGGAACATTTAAAAATTGTGAATTGAAAGATGTTTTATTGAAATTAATAGATACTATTTAA
- a CDS encoding YaaR family protein, with amino-acid sequence MEINPLDNRKKSEKEVKRKKGKSSNAQKLDSSEKKQVVGFFDVLVDTENQVSEKELKLLIDDILEKGNRFVKSPTLSNLRDYKEAIKSFLKRLEKSWYIIKSEVDFQNSIPKLHIVAEVVDEKMKELTDVLLKKEKSTLIYASTIEQINGLILDLYK; translated from the coding sequence ATGGAAATTAATCCTTTAGATAATAGAAAAAAAAGTGAAAAAGAAGTAAAACGTAAAAAAGGTAAATCATCAAATGCTCAGAAGCTTGATTCTTCTGAAAAAAAACAAGTAGTAGGATTTTTTGACGTACTTGTGGATACAGAAAATCAAGTATCTGAAAAAGAATTGAAATTATTAATTGATGATATACTTGAAAAAGGGAATAGATTTGTTAAATCACCTACTCTTTCTAATCTAAGAGATTATAAGGAAGCTATAAAAAGTTTTTTAAAGAGATTAGAAAAATCTTGGTATATAATAAAAAGTGAGGTTGATTTTCAAAATTCTATCCCAAAGTTACATATAGTTGCAGAAGTAGTAGACGAAAAAATGAAAGAGTTGACCGATGTATTATTAAAAAAAGAAAAAAGTACTCTTATTTACGCTTCTACTATTGAACAAATCAATGGTTTAATCCTTGATTTGTATAAATAG
- a CDS encoding PSP1 domain-containing protein, whose translation MIDLEAQVYGVEVERLGDIYYCTSLGLENIAIMDYVLVQTENGIEVGKIILGPKMMKFEELGYEPKAILRKLNEEDKNVWLQNEEKAKEVTEYASQVAKELGLKMRILESRFTFDGTKLIIFFGADIRVDFRELVKILAKKYKVRIELKQVGIRDEVKKIGSLGLCGQEACCCRFLRDFSSIKMELAKTQQMMINTAKISGRCGKLICCLKYENEFYQEVLKNVPNENSIIEYEGGPAKVVTVNVFLKEVTLQVIEENQPILIKVPFSYFNNYSLKKISDEADNDELYDENIFNDDDFN comes from the coding sequence ATGATAGATTTAGAAGCTCAAGTTTATGGAGTAGAGGTAGAAAGATTAGGAGATATTTATTATTGTACTTCATTGGGCTTAGAGAACATAGCTATAATGGATTATGTATTAGTTCAGACAGAAAATGGAATTGAGGTAGGTAAGATAATATTAGGACCAAAAATGATGAAGTTTGAGGAACTTGGTTATGAACCAAAAGCAATACTTCGAAAATTAAACGAGGAAGATAAAAATGTATGGCTTCAAAATGAAGAAAAAGCTAAAGAAGTTACAGAGTACGCATCTCAAGTAGCTAAAGAGTTAGGACTTAAAATGAGAATTCTCGAATCTCGTTTTACTTTTGATGGAACAAAATTAATAATCTTTTTTGGAGCAGATATAAGGGTAGACTTTAGGGAACTTGTTAAAATATTAGCAAAAAAGTATAAAGTTAGGATAGAACTAAAGCAAGTAGGGATTAGAGACGAGGTAAAAAAAATTGGTTCTTTAGGTTTATGTGGACAGGAAGCATGTTGCTGTAGATTCCTTAGAGATTTTTCTTCTATAAAAATGGAGCTTGCTAAAACTCAACAAATGATGATTAATACTGCAAAAATTTCTGGAAGATGTGGAAAATTAATTTGTTGCTTAAAATACGAAAATGAATTTTATCAAGAAGTACTGAAAAATGTTCCGAATGAAAACTCAATTATTGAATATGAAGGTGGACCTGCAAAGGTTGTAACCGTTAATGTTTTTCTTAAAGAAGTAACTTTACAGGTGATCGAGGAAAATCAGCCTATATTAATTAAAGTTCCTTTTTCATACTTTAATAATTATTCGTTAAAAAAGATTTCTGACGAAGCTGATAATGATGAGTTATATGATGAGAATATTTTCAATGATGATGATTTTAATTAA
- a CDS encoding DUF2905 domain-containing protein: MTTKIKLGKLPGDIIIKKDNFVIYIPITTMLIISCIISFILYLINKFC; this comes from the coding sequence TTGACAACAAAAATAAAGCTTGGGAAATTGCCAGGAGACATTATAATAAAGAAAGATAATTTTGTTATTTATATACCAATCACTACCATGTTGATAATCAGTTGTATTATAAGTTTTATTTTATATCTAATAAATAAATTTTGTTAA
- a CDS encoding transketolase has product MKKSLIELKDLARIARGDILKMTTVADSGHPGGSMSSIDMYLSVLNRANLFPDNPYDPDRDRIIVSHGHTSPGYYVALARMGFVNIEDVITGFRHVGSVYEGHVTRGIPGVEWSTGNLGQGLSAGVGMALAAKLTNKNYKVYVFSSDGESAKGQIAEARRTARKENLNNLIVLLDYNDIQISGRARDILYVNIAAEYRAAGWNVIEIDGHDLKQINDALEIAENQKIGPSVIVAKTIIGKGVSFMENTPSYHGKALSLEELDKALKELGLENDVHKYIEKRKQLSLKREENNYPNIELDVEVGEGKNYKKGEKVANRNAFGNAIADLAVLNKDKFPVVAVDCDLKPSVKLEKFEKVNPDGYIQIGIEEHNAATIAGALSISGVLTFFADFGVFGLDEVFNQQRLNDINRTNLKTVVTHCGTDVGEDGKTHHEINYIGIVRNYYHTKLIVPCDANQTDKVVRYAAKTPGNIIIAVGRSNLPVLLDEEGEVFYDENYEFRYGEVDLLRKGEELTILTYGSFTHIAVEASDILRKDGIKISVIGVPSPLCFDIKSFRKYIEGKIVLTLEDHNVNSGLANELSRAMIENSIYPKSFQPLGLKDYAPSGTNKDILKLSGLDVDSLIIKIKDLIVKK; this is encoded by the coding sequence ATGAAAAAAAGTTTAATCGAATTAAAAGACTTAGCTAGAATAGCCAGAGGGGATATACTAAAAATGACAACTGTTGCTGATTCCGGGCATCCTGGTGGTTCGATGTCGTCAATTGATATGTATCTTTCCGTATTAAATAGAGCAAATCTTTTTCCTGACAATCCTTATGATCCGGATAGGGATAGAATTATTGTAAGTCATGGACATACTTCGCCGGGTTATTATGTGGCTTTGGCAAGAATGGGTTTTGTGAATATTGAAGACGTAATTACTGGATTTAGGCATGTTGGAAGTGTTTACGAAGGACATGTTACACGAGGTATACCGGGTGTAGAGTGGTCTACAGGTAATTTAGGCCAAGGTTTATCAGCAGGAGTAGGTATGGCATTAGCTGCCAAATTAACTAATAAAAATTACAAAGTTTATGTTTTTTCTAGTGACGGTGAAAGCGCGAAAGGTCAAATTGCTGAAGCAAGGAGGACAGCTAGAAAAGAAAATCTTAATAACCTTATAGTATTGCTTGATTATAATGATATTCAAATCTCTGGAAGAGCAAGAGATATTTTATATGTAAATATAGCCGCTGAATATCGCGCTGCAGGATGGAATGTAATAGAAATTGATGGTCATGATTTAAAACAGATTAATGATGCCTTGGAAATTGCAGAAAATCAAAAGATAGGACCGTCTGTTATAGTTGCTAAGACCATAATTGGTAAAGGAGTTTCTTTTATGGAGAATACTCCCTCATACCACGGAAAAGCTTTATCTTTAGAAGAACTAGATAAGGCTTTGAAAGAGTTAGGTTTGGAAAATGATGTTCATAAATATATTGAAAAAAGAAAGCAATTATCTCTGAAAAGAGAAGAAAATAACTATCCTAATATTGAATTAGATGTTGAAGTTGGAGAAGGAAAAAATTATAAAAAAGGTGAAAAAGTTGCAAACAGAAATGCTTTTGGAAACGCAATAGCAGATCTTGCAGTTTTAAATAAAGATAAATTTCCGGTTGTTGCAGTTGATTGTGATCTAAAACCTTCTGTTAAACTAGAAAAGTTTGAAAAAGTTAATCCTGACGGTTATATTCAAATAGGTATAGAAGAACACAACGCTGCTACTATTGCCGGGGCTTTATCTATTAGTGGAGTATTAACTTTTTTTGCAGATTTCGGAGTTTTCGGATTAGATGAGGTATTTAATCAACAAAGGTTAAACGATATCAATCGTACTAATCTAAAAACTGTTGTAACTCATTGTGGGACAGATGTTGGAGAAGATGGTAAAACTCACCATGAAATTAATTATATCGGTATTGTACGAAATTATTATCATACCAAATTAATTGTTCCTTGCGATGCAAATCAAACAGATAAAGTAGTTCGATATGCTGCAAAAACCCCAGGTAATATTATAATAGCAGTTGGTAGATCTAATTTACCTGTTTTATTAGATGAAGAGGGTGAGGTTTTTTATGATGAAAATTACGAATTTAGATATGGAGAAGTTGATCTACTAAGAAAAGGTGAAGAATTAACTATTCTGACTTATGGAAGTTTTACTCACATAGCTGTTGAAGCTTCGGATATTCTAAGAAAAGATGGTATAAAAATATCCGTTATTGGTGTTCCTTCTCCTCTATGTTTTGATATAAAATCATTTAGAAAATATATTGAAGGAAAAATTGTTTTAACGTTAGAAGATCATAATGTTAATAGTGGATTAGCAAACGAACTCTCTAGAGCTATGATCGAAAATTCTATATATCCCAAATCTTTTCAACCATTAGGTTTAAAAGATTATGCACCATCTGGTACCAATAAAGATATATTAAAATTGTCTGGGCTTGATGTTGATTCTTTAATTATAAAAATAAAAGATCTTATTGTTAAAAAATGA
- the rnc gene encoding ribonuclease III — MSSQEGVYIQLLVQEEKNVLNAISFLKLPGCIGKDTLFVALVHKSYAYENSGENRKLISNERLEFLGDAVLELVISEFLFNNYDLTEGEMSKARAVIGSETILSKVAQNIGLNNFLFLGKGEEMQGGRKKSSILSDALEALFAAIYLCCGYEKVKEYIINNMKEYIEDAVEGNLFLDYKTKLQEITQDYAKKLPEYILLNVSGPPHSRKYKVAVKLEDKILGIGEGFSKKFAEQLAAKAACEKIIEDKKEGKERNFKNGQSKKD; from the coding sequence ATGAGTTCTCAAGAAGGTGTTTATATCCAGTTGTTAGTTCAAGAAGAGAAAAATGTTTTGAATGCCATCAGTTTTTTAAAGTTGCCAGGATGTATTGGCAAAGATACTTTATTTGTTGCTCTAGTTCACAAATCTTATGCCTATGAGAATAGTGGTGAAAATAGAAAATTAATTTCTAATGAACGTTTAGAATTTTTGGGTGATGCAGTTTTAGAACTAGTAATTTCTGAATTTTTATTTAATAATTATGATTTGACGGAAGGAGAAATGTCAAAAGCAAGAGCCGTCATTGGGAGTGAAACTATTCTATCTAAAGTAGCTCAAAATATTGGGTTAAACAATTTTTTATTCTTAGGAAAGGGTGAAGAAATGCAAGGGGGTAGAAAAAAAAGCTCAATATTATCGGATGCTTTAGAAGCGTTGTTTGCAGCTATTTATTTATGTTGTGGTTATGAAAAGGTAAAAGAATACATTATAAATAATATGAAAGAATATATAGAAGACGCGGTTGAAGGCAATCTTTTCTTGGATTATAAGACAAAATTGCAAGAAATTACCCAAGATTATGCAAAAAAATTACCAGAATATATATTATTGAATGTTTCAGGCCCACCACATTCTCGAAAATATAAGGTTGCAGTGAAATTGGAAGATAAAATTCTCGGCATTGGAGAGGGTTTTTCAAAGAAATTTGCTGAACAATTAGCGGCCAAGGCTGCGTGTGAAAAGATTATAGAAGATAAAAAAGAGGGCAAAGAAAGGAACTTCAAAAATGGGCAATCAAAGAAAGATTGA